One stretch of Roseimicrobium sp. ORNL1 DNA includes these proteins:
- a CDS encoding CheR family methyltransferase: MKTASAELEALELRLLLEAIHEKSRYDFRGYSLASIKRRLTQAKVQFQCSSFSELQHRVLHDPTFVPLLLPYLTVQVSELFRDPAYFRALREQVLPHLRTYPSLKVWVAGCSAGEELYSLAILFREEGLEHRTIFYATDINTEALKKAEAGVYEIERLATFSDNYRKAGGKGSLADYFTSAYGRAKFDQTLRQRAVFSDHSLVSDSVFAEMHLVSCRNVLIYFNRELQDRAVRLFKDSLVRRGFLGIGAKESLRFSSEADAFTEFCRQERIYQRV, from the coding sequence ATGAAAACAGCCAGCGCCGAACTAGAAGCGCTTGAGCTGCGACTGCTGCTCGAAGCGATCCATGAGAAATCCCGGTATGACTTCCGGGGCTACTCGCTCGCGTCCATCAAGCGGCGGCTTACGCAGGCGAAGGTCCAGTTCCAGTGCTCAAGCTTTTCCGAGCTGCAGCACCGGGTGCTGCATGACCCGACATTCGTGCCCCTGCTCCTGCCGTACCTCACGGTGCAGGTGAGTGAGCTCTTCCGGGACCCTGCCTATTTCCGTGCCCTGCGTGAGCAGGTGCTGCCGCATCTGCGTACGTATCCTTCGCTGAAGGTGTGGGTGGCCGGGTGCAGTGCAGGGGAGGAGCTGTACTCGCTGGCCATACTCTTCCGCGAAGAGGGGCTGGAGCATCGCACCATCTTCTATGCCACGGACATCAACACCGAGGCCCTGAAAAAGGCGGAGGCCGGTGTATATGAAATCGAGCGGCTGGCCACCTTTAGTGACAACTATCGGAAGGCTGGCGGAAAAGGCTCGCTCGCAGACTACTTCACCTCAGCATATGGACGAGCGAAGTTTGACCAGACACTGCGCCAGCGTGCCGTGTTCTCCGATCATAGTCTGGTATCGGATTCCGTCTTTGCGGAGATGCATCTCGTTTCCTGCCGGAATGTGCTCATCTACTTCAATCGTGAACTGCAGGACCGTGCCGTGAGATTATTCAAGGACTCGCTCGTGCGCCGGGGATTTTTGGGCATCGGGGCCAAGGAGAGCCTGCGATTCTCCTCGGAGGCGGATGCCTTCACCGAGTTCTGCCGACAGGAGCGGATCTATCAACGAGTATGA
- a CDS encoding chemotaxis protein CheB, protein MNAPDPQPPTAAVVIGASVGAIEALLSILPMLPAHYPFPVLVVVHVPPDRKSALAELFAPRCKIAVKEADDKEVLCAGTLYFAPADYHLLVEPDFTISLSNDEPVHFSRPAIDVLFQSAADAFGSDLTGVILTGASSDGALGLQAICANGGCALIQDPNTAEGETMPRAAIASCPNARVLRLEEVASFLNSESMLMPR, encoded by the coding sequence ATGAACGCGCCGGATCCACAACCACCCACTGCTGCTGTTGTGATTGGGGCTTCCGTGGGCGCCATCGAGGCGCTCCTGTCGATTCTGCCGATGCTGCCAGCGCACTATCCGTTTCCGGTGCTGGTCGTGGTGCACGTGCCTCCAGATCGCAAGAGTGCCCTTGCTGAACTGTTCGCGCCGCGTTGCAAGATTGCTGTCAAGGAAGCGGATGATAAGGAGGTTCTCTGCGCAGGAACGCTCTATTTCGCGCCGGCGGACTATCACCTTCTGGTGGAGCCAGATTTTACAATATCCCTCTCCAACGATGAGCCGGTCCATTTTTCCCGGCCTGCAATTGATGTGTTGTTTCAATCCGCCGCGGATGCCTTTGGCAGTGATCTCACGGGAGTGATCCTGACGGGTGCCAGCAGCGATGGAGCTCTCGGATTGCAGGCCATTTGCGCCAACGGCGGCTGTGCTCTCATTCAGGATCCCAATACCGCGGAGGGTGAGACCATGCCTCGTGCCGCGATCGCCTCCTGTCCAAATGCCCGGGTGCTCAGGTTGGAGGAGGTTGCCAGCTTTCTGAACTCGGAATCCATGCTGATGCCTAGATGA